A single Paenibacillus sp. FSL R5-0517 DNA region contains:
- a CDS encoding AraC family transcriptional regulator — MQMDNNEIDSKHFDHLDHMNFRLIQVNYTTDPATEWLLRKHFIETYMLLFVASGQGWLKIDGTFIELKAGGLYIGFPGQLIEANVHSLDERGVYHMSFDVMYALEQEGGTALDMMKQLLRNEVNGEVSSSSPIAVGVICQMIYHHTMKKDGLQRYYGQIRFQELLYTLFYDVACAEKTDLASPIEHVKSYMEQNYSKRLTIEELANVARMSPRHFMRLFKKRYGYSPVDYLTLYRMKQAQILMRNDHSYRLKDVASYVGYQDETYFRRKFKQISGVPPAAFIRNSKQKIAAVHSLSIGILLALQIIPCAAPASHPWTYYYRRKYETDKVMPLAESETTWLEQLRLVKPDYIITIGTESEVLQSQLQSIAPVCDLPWEKGDWREHLRVVASFLDRSDIAGVWLQRYEEKVTVIKNQLADSIRKDKLVVLKFYGEELQVLGPRSIASVFYIDMQMDGPEGIETYWERGTVSIKELSVLNIERILLIVGDDETSRLTWSVVRKSEEWLELLAIQNGVIDVLLSSVLLDYTAFTHELMLDEILKLWQDRPWQKV; from the coding sequence ATGCAGATGGACAACAACGAAATAGATTCAAAACATTTTGATCACCTGGATCATATGAATTTTAGGCTCATTCAGGTGAATTATACGACTGATCCTGCGACGGAGTGGCTTCTGAGGAAACACTTTATTGAAACTTACATGTTATTATTTGTAGCGAGTGGCCAAGGTTGGTTAAAGATAGATGGGACTTTCATTGAATTGAAAGCAGGCGGACTGTACATAGGTTTTCCAGGGCAGTTGATTGAGGCAAATGTGCATTCGTTGGATGAACGAGGCGTGTATCACATGAGTTTTGATGTCATGTACGCACTGGAGCAGGAGGGTGGGACAGCCCTTGATATGATGAAGCAACTTTTACGTAATGAAGTGAATGGCGAGGTCAGCTCATCTTCTCCCATTGCCGTTGGCGTGATCTGTCAGATGATTTACCACCACACAATGAAGAAGGATGGCTTGCAAAGGTACTATGGTCAGATTCGTTTTCAGGAACTGTTGTATACCCTGTTTTACGACGTGGCCTGTGCCGAAAAGACGGATCTGGCTTCACCGATTGAACATGTTAAATCCTACATGGAGCAGAATTATTCGAAAAGATTAACTATTGAGGAATTAGCAAATGTGGCACGAATGAGCCCTCGACACTTCATGCGTTTATTCAAGAAAAGGTATGGCTACAGTCCAGTCGACTATTTAACGCTATATCGAATGAAACAAGCCCAGATCTTAATGAGAAATGATCACAGTTATCGACTCAAGGATGTGGCATCGTACGTGGGGTACCAGGATGAGACGTATTTCCGGCGTAAATTCAAGCAAATCTCCGGCGTTCCACCGGCAGCGTTTATACGTAATAGCAAACAAAAAATTGCAGCGGTTCATTCCCTGAGCATTGGTATATTGCTTGCATTGCAGATCATTCCATGTGCCGCGCCGGCAAGTCATCCATGGACATATTATTATAGACGTAAATATGAAACGGACAAAGTTATGCCACTTGCTGAGAGTGAGACCACCTGGCTGGAACAGCTTCGATTAGTTAAGCCTGACTATATTATTACGATTGGGACGGAGTCTGAGGTTTTGCAAAGTCAGCTTCAATCCATTGCTCCTGTGTGTGACCTCCCGTGGGAAAAAGGGGATTGGAGAGAGCATTTGAGAGTTGTTGCAAGTTTTTTGGACAGGTCTGATATTGCAGGGGTATGGCTTCAAAGATATGAGGAGAAAGTAACGGTCATAAAGAATCAGCTTGCGGATTCCATACGAAAAGACAAGCTAGTTGTACTCAAATTTTATGGCGAAGAGTTGCAAGTGTTAGGCCCAAGGAGCATTGCTTCCGTTTTTTACATTGATATGCAAATGGATGGTCCCGAAGGAATTGAAACTTATTGGGAACGGGGAACAGTGAGCATTAAGGAGTTGTCTGTTCTTAACATTGAAAGAATATTACTGATTGTGGGTGATGATGAGACATCCAGGCTGACATGGTCTGTTGTGCGTAAGTCTGAAGAGTGGCTTGAGCTGTTAGCGATACAAAATGGCGTAATAGATGTCCTTTTGTCGAGCGTCCTGTTGGACTACACGGCGTTTACCCACGAGCTTATGTTGGATGAAATATTAAAGTTATGGCAAGATCGTCCATGGCAAAAAGTCTGA
- a CDS encoding ABC transporter ATP-binding protein: MSAETIADRREAKGASEKKLNERFVYQDDEIIEKPFNWKEFGRLFAYMKPYAKQLLPLVILMMILGTITKLSVPFLISLAIDRAIAPATGLPSMTMLYLIAGSIFVLYLIQWAANTYRIKLTNIIGQRVIYDLRSDLFKHIQKLSFNFFDKRPAGSVLVRVTNDINSLQDLFTNGAVNVMIDCVQLLGIIVILLLINWKLGLAVIITVPIMFIISTKLRVLIRRAWQDVRMKNSRINSHLNESIQGIRVTQAYTQEKENMKYFDNMNLSSKKSWDKASAMNQGFGPLIEITGGFGTLILFWFGAYLIQDGQLTVGLLVAFANYVGNFWDPINRLGQMYNQLLVAMASSERIFEFMDEKPSIADKPGAKPLPSIKGDIAFENVVFEYEKGRQALKGISFSAAAGQSIALVGHTGSGKSTIINLISRFYDISGGRLTIDGQDVRDVTVESLRSQISIVLQDTFIFSGTIRDNIRFGRLDATNEEVEEAAKAVNAHEFIMKLPGGYDTEVEERGNVLSMGQRQLLSFARALLADPRILILDEATASIDTETELKIQEALKVLLQGRTSFMVAHRLSTIRNADNIIVLDHGEIKEEGNHEQLIQKQGVYNGLIEAQYRFL; encoded by the coding sequence ATGAGTGCCGAGACGATAGCAGACAGGCGCGAGGCCAAAGGGGCCTCCGAGAAGAAACTGAATGAACGATTTGTGTATCAGGATGATGAAATTATTGAAAAACCGTTTAACTGGAAAGAATTCGGACGTTTATTTGCATACATGAAACCTTATGCGAAACAACTGTTGCCACTCGTTATTCTAATGATGATTCTCGGTACCATTACGAAATTATCCGTACCTTTTCTGATCAGTCTGGCGATTGACCGGGCCATCGCACCGGCCACAGGGCTGCCAAGTATGACGATGCTTTATCTGATCGCAGGCTCCATATTCGTGTTGTATCTCATTCAGTGGGCTGCCAATACGTACCGGATCAAATTGACGAACATTATTGGACAGCGCGTTATTTATGATCTTCGCTCGGATCTGTTCAAGCATATCCAGAAGCTGTCCTTTAACTTTTTTGACAAAAGACCGGCAGGTTCCGTACTGGTGCGTGTGACGAATGATATTAACTCCCTGCAGGATCTGTTCACGAACGGTGCAGTTAACGTCATGATCGACTGCGTGCAGCTGCTCGGCATCATTGTGATCTTGCTGTTGATTAACTGGAAACTGGGTCTTGCCGTGATTATTACGGTGCCAATCATGTTTATCATCTCGACCAAACTGCGGGTGCTGATTCGTCGTGCCTGGCAGGATGTGCGAATGAAGAACTCTCGTATTAACTCCCACTTGAATGAATCCATTCAGGGGATTCGAGTGACTCAGGCTTATACACAGGAAAAAGAGAACATGAAATACTTTGACAACATGAACCTGTCCAGCAAAAAGTCATGGGATAAAGCATCAGCGATGAACCAGGGCTTCGGACCACTGATCGAGATTACCGGCGGATTCGGGACATTAATCCTCTTCTGGTTTGGTGCCTATCTGATTCAGGATGGTCAGTTGACCGTAGGATTACTTGTCGCTTTTGCCAACTATGTCGGCAACTTCTGGGATCCAATCAACCGTCTGGGACAGATGTACAATCAGCTATTGGTTGCGATGGCATCATCGGAGCGTATCTTCGAATTCATGGATGAAAAACCAAGTATTGCGGATAAACCAGGTGCCAAGCCACTTCCTTCTATTAAAGGAGATATCGCATTCGAAAACGTGGTGTTCGAATACGAGAAGGGCAGACAGGCGCTGAAAGGAATCAGCTTCTCGGCGGCTGCGGGACAATCAATTGCACTCGTTGGTCATACCGGTTCAGGTAAAAGTACGATCATCAACCTGATCAGTCGTTTCTATGATATATCCGGTGGACGTCTCACCATTGACGGACAGGATGTGCGGGATGTAACGGTAGAGAGTTTGCGCAGCCAGATCAGTATTGTCTTGCAGGATACCTTCATCTTCTCGGGTACGATTCGTGACAATATTCGATTTGGACGATTGGATGCAACGAATGAAGAAGTGGAAGAGGCCGCCAAAGCAGTCAATGCGCATGAGTTCATTATGAAGCTGCCTGGCGGATATGATACCGAAGTGGAAGAACGAGGAAACGTATTATCCATGGGACAACGGCAATTGTTATCCTTTGCCCGTGCGCTGCTTGCCGATCCTCGCATATTGATTCTGGATGAAGCTACTGCCAGCATTGATACCGAGACAGAGCTTAAAATCCAGGAAGCACTGAAGGTATTGTTGCAGGGAAGAACGTCCTTTATGGTCGCTCACCGTCTCTCCACCATCCGGAATGCAGATAACATTATTGTCCTGGATCATGGTGAAATTAAAGAAGAGGGCAACCATGAGCAGCTTATCCAAAAACAAGGCGTCTATAATGGATTAATAGAAGCTCAATACAGATTTTTGTAA
- a CDS encoding ABC transporter ATP-binding protein, whose translation MDVLRQLQIFFWEKRTYLFVSILFLALATALGLVYPYMLRILIDDVIVPRTFEDVPIIALTVLGVVILKAGMQFLHGFFGGRLGNFLAYRLRNACYEKLQFLSFRYYDTAKTGDLMSRLTGDLEAIRNFIGFGFAQILNMVLMVVFGAIMMMTMSWQLTLFTLICIPLLAFVALRFESKIHPAFQEMRLALSSLTTAVQENITGVRTVKSFAREPYEVEKFSTRNERYKTNQIHAATLWSHYFPIMEILASVSIVLLLVIGGRMVIQNTLTLGELVAFFSLIWYIIGPMWNLGFHINNYTQSKASGERVLELLNTPVDVEETQDPVIVEADQVNGHVTFDSVTFAYGNKMPAVTDINFDAAPGSVIGFLGGTGSGKSTIIQLLMRAYNVNSGTIKLDGKNIKDIGIRSLRSQIASVFQETFLFSSSIRNNISYGLKNVTMDEIIRAAKLAKAHDFIMEFPDGYDTVVGERGMGLSGGQKQRIAIARALLKNPKILVLDDATSAVDMETEHEIQSGFQEVMRGRTTFIIAHRISSLRHADEILVLDEGRVVQRGKHTELIEVPGPYQDVYKIQYADYIARGKREAGEQVNS comes from the coding sequence ATGGATGTTCTTAGGCAACTGCAAATCTTTTTTTGGGAAAAGCGAACGTATTTATTTGTATCAATCTTGTTCCTCGCCTTAGCGACCGCACTTGGGTTAGTGTATCCGTACATGCTGAGGATACTGATTGATGATGTTATTGTTCCGCGCACTTTTGAAGACGTTCCCATAATTGCCTTGACTGTGTTAGGTGTAGTGATTTTAAAAGCAGGAATGCAGTTTTTACATGGCTTTTTTGGAGGACGCTTGGGTAACTTCCTGGCGTACAGACTTCGTAACGCATGTTATGAAAAGCTTCAATTTTTATCCTTCCGTTATTATGATACGGCCAAGACAGGTGATCTGATGTCCCGCCTCACGGGAGATTTGGAAGCCATCCGTAACTTTATCGGATTTGGTTTCGCCCAGATTCTCAACATGGTATTGATGGTCGTATTCGGCGCAATCATGATGATGACCATGAGTTGGCAGCTTACACTGTTCACGCTCATATGCATCCCATTACTTGCCTTCGTTGCGCTGAGATTCGAATCCAAAATTCACCCTGCGTTTCAGGAGATGCGGCTGGCGCTCAGTTCACTGACGACAGCGGTACAGGAGAATATTACTGGCGTGCGTACGGTAAAATCCTTTGCACGTGAGCCTTATGAAGTGGAGAAGTTCTCCACACGCAATGAGCGTTACAAGACGAATCAGATTCATGCCGCAACATTGTGGAGTCACTATTTTCCGATCATGGAGATTCTTGCTTCGGTGAGCATCGTGCTGTTGCTGGTAATCGGTGGAAGAATGGTTATACAGAATACGCTGACACTTGGTGAACTCGTTGCCTTTTTCAGTTTGATCTGGTACATAATCGGTCCAATGTGGAATCTGGGGTTCCATATCAACAACTATACGCAATCGAAAGCTTCAGGTGAACGGGTGCTCGAACTGCTTAATACGCCAGTGGATGTGGAAGAAACGCAAGATCCGGTCATTGTGGAAGCAGACCAGGTGAATGGTCATGTGACATTTGATTCCGTTACCTTTGCCTACGGCAACAAAATGCCAGCGGTAACCGATATTAATTTTGATGCTGCACCCGGTTCTGTAATCGGTTTCCTCGGGGGCACAGGGTCAGGTAAATCGACGATCATTCAGCTTCTGATGCGTGCATATAACGTCAACTCGGGTACGATCAAGCTGGATGGCAAAAACATCAAAGATATAGGCATTCGCAGTTTGCGGAGTCAGATCGCTTCTGTTTTCCAGGAAACATTCCTGTTCTCATCCAGCATTCGCAATAATATTTCCTACGGACTTAAGAATGTCACCATGGATGAGATTATCCGTGCAGCCAAGCTGGCCAAGGCTCATGACTTCATTATGGAGTTCCCGGACGGATATGACACGGTGGTTGGTGAACGCGGCATGGGATTATCGGGTGGACAGAAACAGCGGATTGCGATCGCAAGGGCTTTGCTGAAAAATCCGAAAATCCTGGTACTCGATGATGCAACCAGCGCCGTGGATATGGAGACGGAACATGAGATTCAATCCGGTTTCCAGGAAGTCATGCGCGGCAGAACTACATTTATTATTGCACACCGGATATCTTCACTACGACATGCAGATGAGATTCTGGTGCTGGATGAAGGTCGCGTGGTACAACGTGGCAAACATACCGAACTTATTGAAGTACCTGGACCATACCAGGATGTTTATAAAATTCAATACGCAGATTATATTGCCCGCGGTAAGCGGGAGGCTGGGGAGCAGGTGAATTCATGA
- a CDS encoding dynamin family protein encodes MSRTDYPKEMAKPLLPLREAMEQTGDHTAVQALTDLISKAETKHLTIAFCGHFSAGKSSLINSLCGKRVLPSSPVPTSANVVSIRNGKPRALIYTTPNVSADNGAGTLEVSPEELEAYCKNGGAYSSIEVWDDIPLLKDDAVLLDTPGVDSTDRGHSLATHSALHLADVVFYVMDYNHVQSETNLSFAKSLSDWGKPLFLIVNQIDKHRERELSFEQYTEGVEAIFAAWEVRYDGLLFTSLRDKEHRYNQWDMLPELIGHMMQEKEALITHSLASSASHVTEQHLTREAEKREDEEQSLLDEIGGKEGIERLERELELLDQQAEDIRTGPSRVREKFRAELEPLLANANLTPADIRASAAAYLESRKPGFRVGLLFSGGKTEQEKQRRVSELVRLLQDQTSGQVEVHIRTMLRQLGESHQIWGAEWEQALNTELPAVDEALLEMKRSASAEVSPEYVIQFSKDVRGEIEARYRRSAMMLADRMLEALGARGEAALQALDASRAALLAQSAAAARYTALQRSAAAEAAGLRSLLPDAGPLPSGLLPEVKGPHVPAVPGPGEAPGPHAGTSASVAAQPQTPEAPPAQRAVAAAVPGPTAAAGAERRRRLDAAAARLEAAAALVEPYPAMGSAVRDLRARAASLAGGTFTLALFGAFSAGKSSFANALLGEAVLPVSPHPTTAAINRIMAPAGGAEHGTARVRMKTRDAFQEDLAYSFRLLGLGEPGTEWQKRVRSLSPQDVHPAGRPHYSFLQAAAAGWEETADQLGQDVLVDLEGYRNFVANEKKSCFVDSIDLYYSCDVTEQGIVLVDTPGADSVNARHTGVTFNYMKNADALIFVTYYNHAFSQGDRQFLNQLGRVKDSSAMDQMFFVVNASDLSSSEEELEQVLDHVSTQLRSNGIRAPRLFPVSSILAMEGKMAGDSKLLEQSGFIRFEEEFNQFAGRELADLAVGGASEEMARVIQRLKKRAEDAAQGEEALQQRRNELETIQGQSRQRIQQLAARSMTEELSQETAELLFHVRQRLAYRLGLFMAEAFHPSVLREDRGNLKAAFAACGRELLRMIAIELEQELLATTLRLEQAGQTWLMKQVTDCIGDVRQLSGGVDVSLPLTERWSTPVLEEVRLEEPSGWKSYLNYFRNPKQFFEGDGRQRLQEALDPVLKQMIIEVLPAAQDKLIQFYDNQLCQSLQHQSRQLEERLDEAVSGIQDTLESGIPAEQWTSLSNQLEQIEHR; translated from the coding sequence ATGTCCAGAACAGATTACCCAAAAGAAATGGCCAAACCTCTGCTTCCGCTGCGTGAAGCGATGGAGCAGACAGGGGACCATACGGCTGTACAGGCTTTAACGGATTTAATCAGCAAGGCGGAAACGAAACATCTGACGATTGCGTTCTGTGGTCATTTCTCTGCAGGCAAATCGAGTCTCATCAACAGTTTGTGCGGTAAGCGGGTGCTGCCTTCAAGTCCCGTGCCAACAAGTGCGAATGTGGTATCCATACGTAATGGTAAGCCGAGAGCGCTGATTTATACTACGCCAAACGTAAGCGCTGACAATGGAGCAGGAACACTTGAAGTTTCTCCAGAGGAACTGGAGGCGTATTGCAAAAATGGGGGAGCGTACAGCTCCATTGAGGTATGGGATGATATTCCCTTGCTGAAAGATGATGCTGTTCTGCTGGATACACCCGGTGTGGACTCTACAGATCGTGGGCACAGTCTTGCGACCCATTCCGCGCTCCATCTGGCGGATGTGGTCTTCTATGTCATGGACTATAATCATGTCCAGTCCGAGACGAACCTTTCATTTGCCAAAAGTTTGTCGGATTGGGGCAAACCCTTGTTTTTGATCGTGAACCAGATCGACAAGCATCGGGAACGTGAGCTTTCTTTTGAACAATATACCGAAGGGGTCGAAGCTATATTTGCAGCCTGGGAAGTTAGATATGACGGACTGTTGTTTACTTCCCTCCGCGACAAGGAGCATCGCTATAACCAGTGGGATATGCTGCCGGAACTCATTGGACACATGATGCAAGAAAAGGAAGCGTTAATTACGCACAGTTTGGCAAGTTCGGCCAGTCATGTAACGGAGCAGCACCTGACGAGAGAAGCGGAGAAACGTGAGGATGAAGAACAATCTCTGCTGGATGAGATCGGTGGTAAGGAAGGAATTGAACGCTTGGAACGGGAGCTGGAGCTTCTCGATCAACAAGCAGAAGACATTCGTACCGGGCCTTCGCGAGTGCGTGAGAAATTCCGGGCAGAGCTTGAGCCTCTTCTGGCGAATGCAAATCTTACTCCTGCGGATATTCGCGCGTCGGCTGCTGCCTATTTGGAGAGCCGCAAACCGGGTTTCAGGGTAGGCTTATTGTTCTCAGGCGGCAAAACCGAGCAGGAGAAACAACGCCGTGTTTCTGAACTGGTGCGTTTATTACAGGATCAGACTTCCGGACAAGTGGAAGTACATATTCGTACGATGCTTAGGCAGCTGGGTGAATCCCATCAGATATGGGGAGCGGAGTGGGAGCAGGCGCTCAATACGGAGCTTCCTGCTGTGGATGAAGCACTATTGGAGATGAAACGCAGTGCCAGTGCAGAGGTATCTCCCGAGTATGTGATTCAATTCAGTAAAGATGTGCGGGGCGAGATTGAGGCCCGCTATCGCAGGTCGGCCATGATGCTGGCCGACCGCATGCTTGAAGCGCTGGGCGCGCGAGGCGAAGCCGCGCTCCAGGCGCTGGACGCCAGCCGCGCAGCGCTGCTGGCGCAATCCGCGGCGGCGGCGCGCTACACGGCGCTCCAGCGCAGCGCCGCCGCAGAGGCAGCAGGGCTGCGCAGCCTGCTGCCTGATGCGGGCCCCCTCCCCTCCGGGCTATTGCCGGAGGTGAAGGGCCCGCACGTGCCCGCGGTGCCTGGACCGGGCGAAGCTCCCGGTCCGCATGCGGGCACGTCAGCGTCTGTGGCTGCGCAGCCACAGACGCCAGAGGCACCGCCAGCGCAGCGCGCAGTCGCGGCGGCAGTGCCAGGGCCAACGGCAGCGGCTGGCGCTGAACGCCGCCGACGCCTGGACGCAGCAGCTGCACGGCTTGAAGCCGCTGCTGCGCTGGTAGAGCCGTACCCCGCCATGGGGTCGGCGGTACGGGATCTGCGTGCACGCGCGGCTTCGCTTGCGGGCGGCACGTTCACACTCGCGCTGTTCGGAGCGTTCAGCGCCGGCAAATCCTCCTTCGCCAACGCGTTGCTGGGCGAAGCTGTACTACCCGTCTCGCCGCATCCAACAACAGCGGCGATTAACCGGATCATGGCTCCTGCCGGAGGCGCGGAGCATGGAACAGCCCGGGTCCGCATGAAGACCCGGGACGCCTTCCAGGAAGACCTCGCCTATTCCTTCCGTTTGCTTGGACTGGGTGAGCCTGGAACCGAGTGGCAGAAGCGAGTACGTTCCCTCTCGCCACAGGATGTGCATCCGGCGGGGCGCCCGCATTACAGCTTTTTGCAGGCGGCAGCAGCCGGCTGGGAAGAAACAGCGGACCAGTTGGGCCAGGATGTACTGGTGGATCTGGAGGGTTACCGTAATTTTGTCGCAAACGAGAAGAAGTCCTGTTTTGTAGACAGTATTGATCTGTACTACAGTTGCGATGTGACTGAACAAGGCATTGTATTGGTAGACACACCAGGAGCGGACTCCGTGAATGCTCGTCATACGGGTGTAACCTTCAATTATATGAAAAATGCGGATGCACTCATTTTTGTGACGTATTACAACCATGCTTTCTCACAAGGAGATCGGCAGTTCCTGAATCAGTTGGGACGTGTTAAGGATAGTTCTGCTATGGATCAGATGTTCTTTGTTGTGAATGCTAGTGACTTGTCTTCCTCCGAGGAAGAACTGGAGCAGGTTCTCGATCATGTGAGCACCCAATTGCGCAGTAATGGAATTCGGGCACCACGACTCTTCCCCGTATCCAGCATATTGGCGATGGAAGGCAAGATGGCAGGTGATTCAAAGCTGCTTGAGCAATCCGGATTTATTCGTTTTGAGGAAGAGTTCAACCAATTTGCAGGCAGAGAATTAGCCGATCTTGCCGTAGGCGGAGCTTCCGAAGAGATGGCACGTGTCATTCAGCGGCTGAAGAAACGCGCGGAGGATGCGGCTCAGGGAGAGGAAGCTTTGCAGCAGCGGCGGAATGAACTGGAGACGATCCAGGGACAATCACGCCAGCGCATCCAGCAACTTGCAGCACGATCCATGACCGAAGAACTGTCACAGGAAACAGCAGAACTGCTCTTCCATGTGAGGCAGCGACTTGCCTACCGTCTTGGCCTATTCATGGCAGAAGCATTCCATCCATCCGTACTTCGGGAGGATCGGGGCAATCTGAAGGCGGCTTTTGCAGCCTGTGGACGTGAACTGTTGCGCATGATTGCGATAGAACTGGAGCAGGAACTGCTCGCGACCACCCTCAGACTTGAACAGGCAGGTCAGACTTGGCTGATGAAGCAAGTTACGGATTGTATAGGTGACGTCAGACAGTTATCAGGTGGGGTGGATGTGTCACTGCCACTGACCGAACGCTGGAGTACACCTGTGCTTGAAGAAGTCCGTCTGGAAGAACCGTCTGGATGGAAAAGCTATTTGAATTATTTCCGCAATCCGAAACAGTTCTTCGAAGGGGATGGGCGTCAGCGGTTACAGGAAGCACTTGATCCGGTCCTCAAACAGATGATCATTGAAGTTCTTCCTGCTGCGCAAGACAAACTGATTCAGTTTTATGACAACCAGCTATGTCAATCATTGCAACACCAATCCCGTCAGTTGGAAGAACGTCTGGACGAGGCGGTGAGCGGAATTCAAGATACACTGGAGAGCGGAATTCCGGCGGAGCAATGGACCAGCTTGTCCAACCAACTGGAACAGATTGAACACCGTTAA
- the nth gene encoding endonuclease III: MNAATVRHILETMEAMFPDAHCELNHSNAFELTVAVLLSAQCTDETVNKVTADLFQKYKSPADYLAVPLEELEQDIRRIGLYRNKAKHIQNMCRILIEQYGGDVPQEHDQLVTLPGVGRKTANVVVSNAFGVPAIAVDTHVERVSKRLALAGWDDSVLEVEKKLMKRVPRDEWTLTHHRFIFFGRYHCKAQNPACHICPLLDICREGKKRMKTSQIRKDKERVTTRKRKIN; this comes from the coding sequence ATGAATGCAGCGACGGTTAGGCATATACTCGAAACGATGGAAGCAATGTTTCCTGATGCACATTGCGAATTAAATCACAGCAATGCATTTGAATTGACGGTAGCTGTCCTTTTGTCTGCCCAGTGCACCGATGAAACGGTGAACAAGGTAACCGCAGATTTGTTCCAGAAGTACAAAAGCCCAGCAGATTATCTGGCGGTTCCTCTCGAAGAGTTGGAACAGGATATTCGGCGAATCGGTTTGTATCGGAACAAGGCCAAGCATATTCAGAACATGTGCCGAATTTTAATAGAGCAGTATGGCGGTGATGTACCGCAGGAACATGATCAGCTTGTGACGCTACCAGGTGTCGGGCGGAAAACCGCGAATGTAGTTGTTTCCAATGCGTTTGGAGTACCGGCAATTGCGGTAGATACTCATGTTGAACGTGTATCCAAGCGGTTGGCACTTGCAGGTTGGGATGACTCCGTACTTGAAGTCGAAAAGAAACTAATGAAGCGCGTACCCCGGGATGAGTGGACACTAACTCACCACCGGTTTATATTTTTTGGACGCTACCATTGCAAGGCACAGAACCCTGCGTGTCATATCTGTCCATTGCTGGACATATGCAGGGAAGGGAAAAAACGTATGAAAACGTCCCAAATCAGGAAAGATAAGGAACGTGTCACCACCCGAAAACGAAAAATAAATTAA